AATCCGAAGTACAGGAGCAAATAGGAGAATGCACAACTGAAACAAGTAGAGTACATGTAGCTAGTAGAGTACCACAATATAGAGACAGGTAAGTAATTATACTCTCTCATTGCAAATTCAATTACTAAAGATTTTGTCAGAGAAAAAcgacacttgtttacattttgagagcgtgcagagcgtatacacggaagtggggttctgattggctgaatcaatcgtctgacaaatTGACAGACGTGTgataatcatagcaacagaccgataatctgattggccgattgtgcgtaAAATCGCTGGTCGGCGCAGATTGGCGCTCTTAAAGTGAACGCGAAGCTtgtgtatgtcgctcattaacagggcgctcacatcaatctgagcaagggactgccattcttctATGAAACCCAGTGAAACCTTTTTACTTAGAAGAAGAGAGGGATTAAATTTTCATAACAATATCCCAAGTTTTCTCTTTAAGGGTGTatattcaccgtagaagtgatgatgtaacaagattaactaccatagcaattcagcatcgaagtggttacgtaattctcttggttaccggatcacgctatttttatatccttcgagtaccatatactttgtgtggtgattgtttcgatcgtagttcattactctggcgcgtgatcccgttggcatagtaacattacgtaacttcgatactgaatagggtTTAATATtggcctgcactacaagcaggttctactcatcacctgtgtatgtatggaatcatagattgaatacaataccgttctttacAAAGATAGcctacttatcttacaggtgcgagtgataagCAGGatttgaatattctatagaattacgatccaggtctttatccctgtattttggtatctatggttcaatgcagaggtactgtaTGGACATGcagtgcaatatattcaaaaattgtttaaacctattgctatggtagttaatcctgttacatcaccacttctatggcgaatagcTGTATATCACCCCCATGTACTGTGCGGCTGCATTTGCTGTTGTGTAGAGCTATTATACTCTATACCTGTGACCAAGGCCATTCAGCAGATGCGAATACATCGTAAGAGTAGATGGCTACCAAAGTGTCACAGATTTACATGGATTCAAGAGCATCTGCTACCTCCATGGTCGGTGTATCTGACTGCACCTCTAGGTAATCATGACACAATTGCCAATCAGCTGCACAATATAGGGAGGTTGATACAACCTGTTAAAGAATAGGATATTGTTATGAGAATTTGGCCCCAGGTGTTTTTGCAGTCCCAGCAAATTTCAGGTTACacaaacccaacatttaaatgttattcaaacgttttgaccaaaaccagttTATAACATGCGtataatgttttcaaaacatttttgtatttttttgctgGGGTACAACAATACTAGAATGGAAAATTGTTCTAGAATGTTAGCAGCTCTGTAGAAAGAAACCAAACATGTGCATGCATGGCTCCAATTTGCTGTGTTTTTTCTCGTATAGAACTCAAGGAAAATGCCTGTCCATATCATAGAAGCCAAACTAATATTAACCTAGCTAGTTAACATTGCCTCTAATTTATTGTGTGTGTAATTTCCTATACAGAATACCATGTAGAAGTCAAGAGTCTTCCAACTATGTTACTCAGAGTCAAATCCCTAGTTGTTCATCTCAAGGAGTGATGCCTGACCATTACACACAATGCCAGGCAAATTTGAACTTTATAGCTAGTGGTGCACCACGAGGGTTGATAACTAAACGTATCACACAATTCCAGACAAATCAAGTGGAAAAGAACAGATGTGATAAAGAAGCAGCTGATAAGGCACCAAGTTTTAACATTCCAGAAGAGCCCCGAGTGCACGGTGAAAAACGCAAACGTTTAAAAAGCCCAGATATTTTGGAAAAGATTGAAAAAAATCTAAAGCGGAGTGCAAAATTAGTCAATCAAGAACCCCAAGTGCAAGGTGAAAAACATGAAAGTTTACAAAGAACAGATATTTTGGAACAGATTGAAAACAATCTAAAGCGGAGTGCAAACTTAGTCAAACAACTTGAACATGAGAGACCTTTTAAAGTTAAACTGGAAGATGGAACAGAGGAGATGGATATAGCAGGGAAAGACAAGGATTATTCAAATATTCATGATGTGCCTTCTGAAGATCCTAATTGTGCCAATTCAGTAAGTATTAAGGGGATAATTACCAGcagatttaagggctggggtatgaatgtttggacagtactctttgtgggacatgagagcacatcagacattgttttatggcaaatgattaaaaattgatacttttgatatttaatagtccttgaagtaaactttataaatctaatatgtacataaagtgtacaatgtatgtagctgggatgaaaagctgacgatcaattgaaaattttgacctttcgtattgaagatatggattttttccccaaaagacctaattttttttggtcaaaattttaagttgtcggcttttcatcccagctacatacactttaagtacatatcattagatttagaaagtttacttcaaggactgttaaatgggcaattccaagcaccaTCATTCCACAACGCAAAGTTTGCACATGaattctttttaatgcagcagccaattaGGTAGGTGAATAGTATATtggaaactatttttggtaagtgaatgattaacatgattaaggtgggagaaacttttccaaacggccctaatttgcatatatgcaaactTCGTGTTGCGGAATTGcccaaatatcaaaaatttaaaaaagatcaaattttaataatttgtcataaaatttgtattatatcacgaatatcaaaaaaatcaaaattatttgatatcaggacattcctcgtattaagaattcaatttgatatgtctgatgtgctctcatgtcccactactgttgaaacgttcataccagagccctgaAACTCTGAATGTTGTGTCTGAATGTTGTGTTGAGCAGAGATGTGCAGTGATTGGTTGCTGGCAAGGCATGTTTGGTCTGATTGACACAATTGTCTGATGCAGGATTCTGAGTTAATCTCTGCCTGCAACTATAATATGATACAATCTGgccaaaaatatgaagtaaaaaacaataaaatacatacaaaaatatacattacaaaactttagaaccaagcatgctagacctttgatgttttcagatagcctaatgtttgtataaggtaactCATTCTCGAGAATGCCTCCTTTGGTCTCCATGGATGGAGCAGATCATTTCACATATAGTGAGATGCTAATACTAAACAAAACCATGCCATTTGGGATCTGAGTTGAAGTTAAACCTGATGGGTTTTTAGTGATCATTTGTTTGTTTCTAGTGTATATGGAACAAATTACAAAATCTACAATGTCCAataaacaaaactagtttggttacAAAGCTGACCCCCTCCTTCCCTGTCTTAAATTGGTATGAAATTGTGAGAATTCTTCATTTTCTACATCGATTTTGGACCCCTTTcccctatactctgatcagcccTTAATAGACGGGACTCAGCTGGACGCAGCGCAGCACCTATGTGAAGTGTTCTATATGTATTGCATGACTGACGTGCGCTTTTATGAATTTACAcgggcgtaagttgggactttaatgtctcgcgcagtaacaaaagcctattacgagttgatcatagtatagtgacactaattttgtttattggatggtatttttttatttcaaaattttcaagtagcagGATATTGAAAACAGTGTGCAGGAATATAGATAGTTTCTTGCACTGTGTGTGAGTATGCAATATATTGCTTCTTTGTGTTATGTGATAAACTGGGATTAGGTTTTGCTTGTCTTTTTGTCTCATAAATTAGCTTATTTGATGTTAGGATGATCATCAACAATGTTTAATCAGATGAACTTTAAAggtttaaccctaacagaactaggactcactaaagctcactattaaaatcactctgcgtgcatgcattccacgggacttgatgacgcaatcacaccaagtcatatatacccagggaatcgttggccgggccaacgtcacctgtgtagctacatgccgggatcttctgcgtggcatgcgaggggtcgaggtttcgaatcccgggggtaccactACCAAGTGACTTctcttgttcatcttctctcctttttcgttccttctttcccttccgatagccaaaaaaccacgggtagggttagggttaatcagaTGAACTTTAAACTGAGTTCTTTTTTGTCctcttatttatatgtatatcCTTTTCCATCAACCCAGTCAAACACCTCAAAGGATGACCAAGCCAACCAAAAGGAGACACCAGAATTGTAAGTAAAAAGTACTTAGGGTTGTTCTCACTTTAAAACCAGTTTTTCTTCATAACATCATCAAATTTGACACAACTGTATTCCCCATCCTTCAGATGTTGATGGCCATCCAATTTTTCATCAACCTTGCTATACTGCCAATACAAGGCGGCATCTAACTAGGAGAAACAAAATAGGAAAGGATTAAAAAAAACCATCCTGGGGTGTCAAGTGGGGGGTCAACTCAAAATAAATAAAGCTCCAAACcttatgttttcaaatgtaacaTATGGGAGTGGAGAAAATTGTGATGGGATTGGTAGGAGTTGAAGCTAATCTGGATTAAGTGTGCAATAATATCGAAATTTTTACTGGAATTTTTTGAACTCCCATTGTGTCAATAGAAATTTACGGGATCGGGACTAACTTTTTTATCCTGTATCTTACAATCGTGTTTAATGTGAACACTTGAAACATTCACAGCTGTTCCGTTTGGAAATCATATATTTAAGTTCTTTTTTTCTTCACAGAATACTACCTGGAAATCATGACTCTTCGCTTATTGCTCAATCTCAATCTTTAACCCCTTATGTTGTTTTTAGGCCCTCGGAAATACGTATCCCTAATACAATATGCCAGACAGTAACCGTAGCTGTTCCCATCACAGAATACGAGACAGGTcaagatgataaagatgatgaagATTCTGACGATAGTATACCAGAAGATGCCTCTCCACAAGATGTAAATTGTGAAGAAAGTATATCAGAAGATGCCTTTACACAAGATGTAAACTATCAAAGTATGCCAAGTAAATATGTTTTGCAGAAACTTCGAAACAAAGTACAGCAGAGAGCAAAATCAATGGAAGGTGATGGGCCTGCTAGAAACAGAGAATTGGGCGATTCAACCATAGACCAAATGGTCTATGATTCAACGTTGGAAATGGCGGAGAGGAAGACAGTGATGGCATAGAAGAGATAAGTAAAGAGGATTTTGATAAAGATCTTTGTCAAGAAGAAGTGCCTGTTACAAATAGAGAACTGCAAAATGTGCCATTGAAAACGCAAGTGGAGGAAGATGACTATGTCAAGGAGGCGATAGGCAAAGATGATTTTCCGAAAGATCCTTTTGTAGATGAGGTGCCTGTTGCAAACTCAGAATTGAACAATGCCTTAGTGAAAATTGAGGTGGAAGAAGATGATTATGACAAGGAATTAGGTGAAAATGGCTTTCACAAAGATCCTTTTGTAGAAAATGTGCCTGTTGTGAACTCAGAATTGGACAATGCCCCATTGAAAATGAAGGTGGAGGAAGAGGAGGCAGATGAAGATGAATCATCGGAAAAAGTGGTGCCTTCTGCAAACACAGAATTGGACAATGCACCATTGGAAATAAAGGTGGAAAAAGAAGACGATGATGAGGAAAAGATTGGTGAAAATGATTTTTGTGAAGATCCATCGGAGAAAGTTGTGCCTTCTGCAAACACAGAATTGGACTTTGCACCATTGAAAATGGAGGTGGAAGAAGAagacgatgatgatgttgatgacaagGAGGAGATAGGTGAAGATGATTTTCACGAAGAATCATCGGAAAAAGAGCTGCCTTCTCCAAATGCAGAATTGGACTTTGCTCCATTGGAAATAAAGGTGGAAAAAGaagataatgatggtgatgacgacAAGGAGGAGATAGGTCAAGATGATTGTCTTGCAGATGTCTCGGAAAAAGTGGTGCTTTCTCAAAACGCAGAATTTGACTTTGCACCATTGGATATGGCGATGGTGGATGAAGATGAGGAGCTACATAAAGATAATTTTTACAAAGATCTATCAGAAGAtaaggatgatgatgattcagaaaaTGATTGTATAGTAAGTAGAGATGTACtcatgattccagaaaaatacagcactaatttgttagaattaaaaaatattatcatgtttttgccaaattaaacatcctaatcctttagttagaacTACCTGGCAataatagttaaattttatgatttttgcaatttgaaggaaaatgggccaaaaacatgtaattgcagtcacaaaattcaaagacttggaacaagtttaaGCACTCAAAACCTTGCGTGTAGGCCAAGAGTTTGCtaataatttcaatattgcaTGATGATTTTGAAAATTTATTATAAAACAGATAAAAAATGTGTTTCCAAAATAGGgttttgtacaagtctttgggcttgattgtcacgaGCATACAGCTTTATTGCTGGTGTATCTTTCATGGCTGGTGTGTTTTAATCTTGATTATATAGCAGCATTTTTATCTTGTTATATCATATttgatttttatgcctccaccgcgaggcatactgtttttgcaatgtccgtgcttccgtccttccgtccttccgtgcttccgagcttccgtgcttccgtccggacgctatatctcgggcatgcatgggcggattgacttcagattttcaggataggtgggtcatggtcaaaaactctggctacttttttttgggtgaggttcaaggtcatatactgaggttaaagatcatttgaggtcaggggcccattttccttatttacctcttttctcagagactagggtcgtacgttcctcaaacttggtgggtgggtgcatcttgaccccaggcagaacgagtttgtattggttagtgggtcaaggtcacctgtggtcacccaggggtcatctgaggtcaaatgagcaaaaactgttgtatggccatgatacttggtacatacaatcaatatttagagccaaatttttggaaggtcattttggggtcatctggggtcacccaggggtcatctgaggtcaaattagtaaaaactgtcgtatgggcatgaaacttggtgggtacagtcaacatttagagcgaaatttttgggaggtcatattggggtcatccaggggtcatctgaggtcaaattagtaaaaactgtcatacgtgcatgaaacttggtgggtacagtcaacatttagagccaaatatttggaaggtcattttggggtcatccggggtcacccagagattatctgaggtcaaattgataaaaactgctttgtatcaactgttgagtgccacatcgctccctttggtggaggcatcacggtcgacgctgtgcgtcgaaaaccgcgacattcgagaaccgcggtccatctagttacAATTTGGCTGGTCCCATGTGCAATATcttgttattcattattttctgtgTGTGTCATTCTGTTGATCGTGACCACATATCCTGGAaatatttccaggatctgtgtcgTGACCGAGGTTGGTTGGCTTGATTTGTTATGATCATCCTGTACGCTATGTTTtgaacatcgtgtacgcgtttCACTTACTACTTAGATTTCATGCACATGCCTTTATTAAAAATATCAGGATTTAGTCACAAATACTGCACCTAAAGCTTTGATTTGACAGGGTATGTTAGTTCATTAAAACATGTAAACTcagaattttgaaataaattaggGCAGCATTCTCAGCAAATGTAAGATTGCTTTGATATATCTGACTTaccaatgttggcaggtatgcataGGTTTTgttatttctgtgtttgcttttACCATCAGATTTCTATGaattataatttcttttttattctcTTCATGATATTTTATTTAAATGCAGGTGTTAGATGATGAGACTGATAAGAAGGTACCTGTGGAAGaggttgatgatgatgacaaggAAGAGGTAAATGATGATGACAAGGAGCAAGAAtcggatgaagatgatgatgactaTTATCCATCAGAAGATGAGGACTCTGATGATGTGGATTATGAAGTAAGTCACTCAAGATACTCATTGTGTGTTTACACTTAAAAGTGTGTTTAACTGGCTCCAATTTTTTTAATCTCAGCTGCCAGGAGTGGTCAAACAGTTTTTTGAGGATTCATAGACCCTATAATTCACTCTCTGATTGTACCACTCCTTCGGGAGGACagcttttatggtctacttagctcagcaatgctttgctgtcttcaatagcgcattgtatcggagaggtacctggcttttatcaaagcccaaacccataaaagcctgtagcaaactctgtcaggctccgctcaattgtacaCTCCGCTCCGATACCACAcgttgaccaaaatatcgatcgaatcaattttacgaccatgcttgaatgaacaaccccttgaaacctaattacaccactttatgtaaacataacttacacacattattgaCTTTCTGTTGACCGCAGACATGACTgcagacatgcttatttaatgaccatttgagtagttgatgagtgggtcgttatgtacttactgaacacaaaggaaatttaTGGTTTTAgcatcgaccgtgtttataatcctgctgctctgctgaacgctccgatagatatcagcaaactcgtatactgttcgcttgttcctatcgaacgctctggcgtacatgaaccattatcgaagaccaTAAAAGCTGTCCTCCCTTATTAACTGGCAAAAACCATCAAACcagaaaaataatgtaaagcagGAAATGCTTGTGTGTatgaaaattttgccaaaaacatGTGCAGTTGCGAGTGCAGTTGGTTCATGAATATTTATTCTTCTTATGaacaaatttgtgacaatttcatATGGCATAAATATGGATTCTCTCCAGCTATGAAAATACCATACTTAACAGTATATGTACTCAGTTGGCAGACTACATATATTGTAGCTCTCTTCTACATATCCAAATAGAACATGAGGTTATCCATGCCATAATCACCTAGACCAGGGGTTCGCAAATAGCGGCGTGCatgccacatgtggcgcgccgtggcttcccgagcgccgtttagaaaattaaaaaaaaaaaaatcaaaccctttgatcaaactttgcaggaatatctccaatattctatatttcaacattaaacaatgcgattcccatgttatccttgtaaagacaggctaaaatagtacaaaatttcacaaaatcgaTAGCCGACTCCCCCCGGTGACTttgcagccattgagtggcgctttgcagttttctttttatttcatgtggtgcttcaacaaatctatttgaggaagcctgatctAGACTTATGAGAGCCCATCCCTAACCTTGGCAGTTGATGAAGCCACATATCTATGGTGATTTTGACGGGATGACCGGAGTAattaggcgcggagaaatattgCATGCGTGTCTGGAAAGAAAAAACACACTCGTTTGCATTATTGgcaaaattgttgctatgcagtgtCGACTACATGCACCAAAGTCAGTTGTCTAGGTGCTTGTTTGTCTGGGATCCAAGCAACTTACATGTGACCTGCATAGTATAAAATTTAACAGTACTTTGTGACTTGGTGGGCTCTTTTTGAATACATGTGCAGATTGTTCTTAGTTCTTATGAAAATCTTTACAGAGTTTAGTAGTTGCAGTATAATAGATACCACTTTCAATATGACATTCAAAGGTCTCAATTGATTCACTGTTATCAGACAAATTGTTTGACAAAGCGGAAAGTCTGGGGAAGCGGAGGGTCTGGGCCCAGGGTTCAAGtgcccgcacaggcaggtatgtccagagttttttcTCTGCTTTATCTGCCTACGCATATTATGCTTCCATTTTGGTTGAAGGCGTCCTCAAAATGACCACTGTGATCCACTTCTTTTCCGCTTCTTTGCCGGTGTTCATCTCATCCCTAGGTTGCTGATTTCTTTTTGTGGTCTAGAGATTAACTTCTGATGTCCTGATTTACTGTTTTCCTTGTTCAGATAAAAAATTGGGATCCAAGTGGAAAAAATTGTCTGATATTTAAATCTGCAAAAATACATCTATTTCATTATTaagttttttttccttctttcgtCAAACCAGCCCAGCCCAAAGTCCTTGAGAAAGCAAGAGAATACTTCTATATCAAATATGTAAGTATGAAAAATTGTAGAATGCTTTCTAACACTTACTCAGTTCACCGCTTTGGGTTGTGAGATGATTCACATTCATGCAACTATTTATGTTGGTTTACATGTTGCCTTTATATACTGGATATGAACACCTAGACTAAACATTTGCACcaagatataaatatctaggggATTAAGCACAGATGGACAGTGCAAAAatagtatgcctcgcggtggaggcatataAATGGCGAGTTATCCTGTGAAAAAAAGCAGCCAAAAAAACAGTTTATGACCATGGTCCACCTattctgaaaatctgaagtcaatccgttTATCTATTCACGAGATACAGCATGAGGAGGTACGGACCAAAGCACAGGTGGACAGTGCAAAAACAGCCTATGCCTCGGGGTGGAAGCATAAATGTGGCGAAGTGCAGGAAAAAAGCTCCCTCCTCCCCTCATATTTATTGTCTTGAATTAGGCATTTGGTGAATTCATGTTGTGCATGAATTATTCAACAATGGTTGAATGATATATCTCAAGAGTGcagtatatcaatttttaatagtgATCATCTTGGACTGTATTGCGCTGCACTGTTAGTTCACCCAGTATGCCATCCtcttaaaaaattgatatgctgccatcTAGAGCTCAATTgcttgatcccttgttctctaataatttatgcgtaacatgaatttatcaAAAGACTAATACGGATTTGGCTGTCTACCAAATtcataaaaatattttcactGAGGTATAAGTGCtactatgatttttaaaaatttctctcactgatataatattggatttatttttattttaatcacAGATTAAAAATACTTTCAATCAGTATAGATGATTTGATATGTCTGCCAAGAGCCACAATCCAACAATTGAAGACAAAGTGTAATCTGAGCTCGGCACAAATGGCTGTGGTGAACAAAATCCGCTACCTAGAAAGGCTCGATATGGGAGAAATGGCGCATCGTAAAGCACATTGGATAGTCATCAAGAACCTGCAGAGCAACTTGACTCAACTTCAGAAAGAAAAGCATAAACTTATGGAGGAAAGGGACATGATgaacaaagaaatgaaaaagtTGGCAGACCTGTATATGCAGGTTTATAACAAGACCTTTGAAGGTTTACAGGACTTACGTGGTAACCCAGTTGACCCTACTTACTTTATGCTGCAGCACCAGCCAGATGGAACAGTGTTTCTAGTCCCTCGTGATGCACAATAGGGGCATGTTGATGATATTCTGCCAATTGTGGATGCCAaatttgatggattgaaattGTCATTCATGATCACATGTTTGCAAGATTTATTTTGTGTCTTGAATTTCCAAATTAAGGGTAGAtgaggacctacaaaagtatatctgatatttgaattcttctacacactcgctatgaaatgatcaatgcaatttttgccaaagctcactaccattcacaagatgctgtgaactaccaaatcacaacagtttaaaatagttgttaaccttaaATGAGGGTGAAGTCAGATCATTTTGATGTCATGGCAATAATACCATATCAAGGGCTTAAAACCAGACCCAAGTACCTACATTCATTTAGTTATAAGAAATGAGTTGAGTCCACTATTAGGTATGCCAATGGATATACTTTCTTTGCCAGAGGTGTGTAGATGTCTAATACCAGCATGATAAATTCTACACAATGATTTCAGTGATGTATTATGTACACCAGGAAGGTAATAGGCTCTATCTGCATAGCAGTGTACATTTACATGTAGGTTAACATATAATTTTCCCAGGCATACTGGACAGAGATTTTGATTTCTtggcaaactttaaaacaagtttttctcaaaatgccatttttggacaCGGTTGGGTCTGGTTTTGAGCTTTTCATACGAAGAATGTTGGTACTTGTTTTGGTACCACTTAATAGAGACGGAGCTATACACTGGTACAAAATATTACAGTATACCAAAGAACAATtccatttcataaaaaaaaaaacacaacttgaAAAACCTGTGTAGTGCACACACTTTGTTTGAGgatttttgaaatattaaaacGACCGActacagtgtcttagctagccacccgtctggctgtCATTTTAGACGgtgagtttgctcctgggacgggcaaaattaatgcctttgacagatgctacattataattgaaGGTATTGACAAAGGCTGTTGACCTTCTTAGTAGaccagctttgaaaaaaaaaggccATAGCAATcgacatatttgaactcttttgcCCCCAATGGGTTGTAGAGGTCTGGTAAATGTAAATTAGGACAggcattttattcaaatgatgggcaaacctcaatttctagctaagaccttgACTGACTAACTGTTCTTTCAATCAGTATGAATGCAGGAGTAATAAACTTGATGTCATACGGCAAAAATAAGCATTTGGAAGTTATGAAGAAATCAAAGTTCC
Above is a window of Amphiura filiformis chromosome 20, Afil_fr2py, whole genome shotgun sequence DNA encoding:
- the LOC140142439 gene encoding uncharacterized protein, with product MMNGKDREVLRSWLENLKQQRVERKKLKQARCQYSPHLEKLANFLPIQKPGTNLQPIQKRKSDATGTDLQPIPLKISRASPSVTRPATRSHPPRLEPLQEMFTQAPHLKLLNDPPITIAPEVPEVQEIPVVQEKPEVIEIPESPSFGCTAAGQPFGHLDPGSQEPLKKLGKGHSVQHISGGEKAVFNKVDTRQYNQTLVTLPAMLSRAPHLEHLPEKRTHAPHLVQLLNDLPIPEAPEVPVVQEAPQTPEVQEISVVPELHKIPESSLFRCTAAEQPSGHLDPVKVHSLQHISGGEKAILQKVYYRQYKRQCELMNVDTIRHVGVTLRIDMDIHNRLLEMKMTLNLRTISDVLYFLLESYEIAKESEVQEQIGECTTETSRVHVASRVPQYRDRIPCRSQESSNYVTQSQIPSCSSQGVMPDHYTQCQANLNFIASGAPRGLITKRITQFQTNQVEKNRCDKEAADKAPSFNIPEEPRVHGEKRKRLKSPDILEKIEKNLKRSAKLVNQEPQVQGEKHESLQRTDILEQIENNLKRSANLVKQLEHERPFKVKLEDGTEEMDIAGKDKDYSNIHDVPSEDPNCANSSNTSKDDQANQKETPELILPGNHDSSLIAQSQSLTPYVVFRPSEIRIPNTICQTVTVAVPITEYETGQDDKDDEDSDDSIPEDASPQDVNCEESISEDAFTQDVNYQSMPSKYVLQKLRNKVQQRAKSMEGDGPARNRELGDSTIDQMVYDSTLEMAERKTVMA
- the LOC140142440 gene encoding uncharacterized protein translates to MKVEEEEADEDESSEKVVPSANTELDNAPLEIKVEKEDDDEEKIGENDFCEDPSEKVVPSANTELDFAPLKMEVEEEDDDDVDDKEEIGEDDFHEESSEKELPSPNAELDFAPLEIKVEKEDNDGDDDKEEIGQDDCLADVSEKVVLSQNAEFDFAPLDMAMVDEDEELHKDNFYKDLSEDKDDDDSENDCIVLDDETDKKVPVEEVDDDDKEEVNDDDKEQESDEDDDDYYPSEDEDSDDVDYEPSPKSLRKQENTSISNILKILSISIDDLICLPRATIQQLKTKCNLSSAQMAVVNKIRYLERLDMGEMAHRKAHWIVIKNLQSNLTQLQKEKHKLMEERDMMNKEMKKLADLYMQVYNKTFEGLQDLRGNPVDPTYFMLQHQPDGTVFLVPRDAQ